A section of the Verrucomicrobium sp. GAS474 genome encodes:
- the larE gene encoding ATP-dependent sacrificial sulfur transferase LarE — METAHDKQARLDALLGGWRGEGLLVAYSGGVDSAFLAWRAHAVLGDRMKAVIADSPSLARRHLREAVRFAAAHGIPLEIVRTAELDNPDYAKNDAARCFHCKSELFTVMAREQARLGGLHLAYGMNLDDRGDYRPGQKAAEQHGVLAPLVEAGLTKAEIRALSREAGLDVWDKPASPCLSSRIAYGEAVDAVTLAKIEAGEEVLWELGFRQFRVRQHGEIARIEIAREEMEKALSLAVFDRIALQFKEIGFRYAALDCMGYSSGNLNQALTHAPIP; from the coding sequence ATGGAAACGGCGCACGACAAGCAGGCCCGGCTCGACGCCCTCCTCGGCGGATGGCGCGGGGAGGGCTTGCTGGTCGCCTACTCCGGCGGCGTCGATTCGGCCTTCCTCGCCTGGCGCGCCCACGCGGTCCTCGGCGACCGGATGAAGGCGGTGATCGCCGACTCCCCCTCGCTGGCCCGCCGCCACCTGCGCGAGGCCGTCCGCTTCGCGGCCGCCCACGGCATTCCCCTCGAGATCGTTCGCACCGCGGAGCTCGACAACCCCGACTACGCGAAGAACGACGCCGCGCGGTGCTTCCACTGCAAGAGCGAGCTCTTCACCGTCATGGCGCGGGAACAGGCCCGCCTCGGCGGCCTCCACCTCGCCTACGGGATGAACCTCGACGACCGGGGCGATTACCGGCCCGGGCAGAAGGCGGCCGAGCAGCACGGCGTCCTCGCCCCCCTCGTCGAGGCGGGGTTGACGAAGGCCGAGATCCGCGCCCTCTCCCGAGAGGCCGGCCTCGACGTCTGGGACAAGCCCGCCTCCCCCTGCCTCTCCTCCCGCATCGCCTACGGCGAGGCCGTCGACGCCGTCACCCTCGCGAAGATCGAGGCGGGCGAGGAGGTCCTCTGGGAACTCGGGTTCCGCCAGTTCCGCGTCCGGCAGCACGGCGAGATCGCCCGGATCGAGATCGCCCGCGAGGAGATGGAGAAGGCCCTCTCCCTGGCGGTCTTCGACCGCATCGCCCTCCAGTTCAAGGAAATCGGTTTTCGTTACGCGGCGCTCGACTGCATGGGGTATAGTTCGGGAAATCTCAACCAGGCACTGACCCATGCCCCCATCCCCTAG
- a CDS encoding gluconokinase, whose protein sequence is MPPSPSAVLALDIGTSSSRSAIHDASGRRLVPTTAQESYSLRTSADGRAELEPEAVRRAVFKIVAATLRQYPASAAPILGIGVSCFWHSMIGLDARGKAITPIYTWADGRCRADAAALRKGGKGTEARRHRRTGCMTRASFWTARLRWLKRTDPGLFRRVARWVSPAEWLQAEWCGGATVSLSMASGTGLLDAKTLRWNAPLLKQCGLTSAHLNPLSDAPGTLAPAVAKRFPRLGKAKWFPALGDGAASNLGSGATAPGVAAINVGTSAALRVVIDGDAKERASKTFSPAPFGLFGYRVDGTRRLVGGAVSNAGNLRAWALRELALPAEAALEKELAKRPLPVPGLVVLPFWVAERAPTWPEDLSSVVLGITQATTGTDLLQTLMEATYQRLALIADSVESVVRKAGTKKGRSLTFIVSGGISHSPAALQRLADVLGRPVRASVEPEASLRGAALFALERLGATPRPSKPGPLIRPRPAAARAHAAVRERQKELETLFQNPTP, encoded by the coding sequence ATGCCCCCATCCCCTAGCGCCGTCCTCGCCCTCGACATCGGAACCTCCTCCAGCCGCTCCGCGATCCACGACGCCAGCGGCCGCCGCCTCGTTCCGACGACGGCCCAGGAAAGCTACTCCCTCCGGACCTCGGCCGACGGCCGGGCCGAGCTCGAGCCCGAGGCCGTCCGCCGGGCGGTCTTCAAGATCGTCGCCGCGACGCTGAGGCAATACCCCGCCTCGGCGGCCCCGATCCTCGGCATCGGCGTCTCGTGCTTCTGGCACAGCATGATCGGCCTCGACGCGCGGGGGAAGGCGATCACCCCGATCTACACGTGGGCCGACGGCCGGTGCCGCGCCGACGCCGCCGCGCTGCGGAAGGGCGGCAAGGGTACCGAAGCCCGCCGCCACCGCCGGACCGGCTGCATGACCCGCGCCTCCTTCTGGACCGCGCGGCTCCGCTGGCTGAAGCGGACCGATCCCGGCCTCTTCCGGCGCGTCGCCCGCTGGGTCTCCCCCGCCGAGTGGCTCCAGGCCGAATGGTGCGGCGGCGCCACCGTCTCCCTCTCGATGGCGAGCGGCACCGGCCTCCTCGACGCGAAGACCCTCCGCTGGAACGCCCCGTTGCTGAAACAGTGCGGCCTCACCTCCGCCCATCTCAACCCCCTCTCCGACGCCCCCGGCACCCTCGCCCCCGCCGTGGCGAAACGCTTTCCCCGGCTCGGCAAGGCGAAGTGGTTCCCCGCCCTCGGCGACGGCGCGGCGAGCAACCTCGGCTCCGGCGCGACCGCCCCCGGCGTCGCCGCGATCAACGTCGGCACCAGCGCCGCGCTCCGCGTCGTGATCGACGGCGACGCGAAGGAGCGGGCCTCGAAGACCTTCTCCCCCGCCCCCTTCGGCCTCTTCGGCTACCGCGTCGACGGGACGCGCCGCCTCGTCGGGGGCGCGGTCAGCAACGCGGGGAACCTCCGCGCCTGGGCGCTCCGCGAACTCGCCCTTCCCGCCGAGGCGGCACTCGAAAAGGAACTGGCGAAGCGTCCCCTCCCCGTCCCCGGCCTCGTCGTCCTTCCCTTTTGGGTCGCCGAACGGGCTCCGACCTGGCCCGAGGACCTCTCCTCGGTCGTCCTCGGGATCACCCAGGCGACGACCGGGACCGACCTCCTCCAGACCCTCATGGAGGCGACCTACCAGCGCCTCGCCCTGATCGCCGATTCGGTCGAATCGGTCGTCAGGAAGGCCGGGACCAAAAAAGGCCGCTCCCTCACCTTCATCGTCTCCGGCGGCATCAGCCACTCGCCCGCCGCCCTCCAGCGGCTCGCCGACGTGCTGGGCCGCCCCGTCCGCGCCTCGGTCGAGCCCGAGGCCTCGCTGCGCGGCGCGGCCCTCTTCGCGCTCGAGCGGCTCGGGGCCACGCCGCGCCCCTCGAAGCCCGGCCCGCTGATCCGGCCCCGGCCCGCCGCCGCCCGCGCCCATGCCGCCGTCCGGGAGCGGCAGAAAGAACTCGAAACCCTTTTCCAAAACCCCACCCCCTGA
- a CDS encoding SDR family oxidoreductase, translating to MTTPAAPSPSRFDLSHAVAVVIGATGVLGGTLAEGLAEAGAKVAVLGRSAERGTACADRIKAKGGNAQFFECDAIDKASLAAAHAAIAESLGAPTVLVNAAGGNDPKVTVTGDRSFESIAADDWRASFDLNLVGGALLPCQEFGPAMAKRGGGSIINIASVSAHLPLSRVIAYSAAKAAVLNLTQFLAREWAPHGVRVNSITPGFFPAEQNRRLLFNEDGTPTPRAQSILGHTPMARFGRSEELIGAAVFLASPAASGFITGTDLRVDGGFLAQTI from the coding sequence ATGACGACCCCCGCCGCCCCCTCGCCCTCCCGTTTCGATCTCTCCCACGCCGTCGCCGTCGTCATCGGCGCGACAGGCGTCCTCGGCGGCACCCTCGCCGAGGGCCTCGCCGAGGCGGGGGCGAAGGTCGCCGTCCTCGGCCGCAGCGCCGAGCGCGGCACCGCCTGCGCCGACCGGATCAAGGCGAAGGGCGGCAACGCGCAGTTTTTTGAATGCGACGCGATCGACAAGGCGAGCCTCGCCGCCGCCCACGCGGCGATCGCCGAATCGCTCGGCGCGCCGACGGTCCTCGTCAACGCGGCGGGCGGCAACGATCCGAAGGTGACGGTGACCGGCGACCGGAGTTTCGAGTCGATCGCCGCCGACGACTGGCGGGCGAGCTTCGACCTGAACCTCGTCGGCGGGGCGCTCCTCCCCTGCCAGGAATTCGGCCCCGCGATGGCGAAGCGGGGCGGCGGCTCGATCATCAACATCGCCAGCGTCTCGGCCCACCTCCCCCTCTCCCGCGTCATCGCCTACTCGGCGGCGAAGGCCGCGGTGCTGAACCTCACCCAGTTCCTCGCCCGCGAGTGGGCGCCCCACGGCGTCCGGGTGAACTCGATCACCCCCGGCTTCTTCCCCGCCGAGCAGAACCGCCGCCTCCTCTTCAACGAGGACGGAACGCCGACCCCCCGCGCCCAGTCGATCCTCGGCCACACACCGATGGCCCGCTTCGGGAGGAGCGAGGAGCTGATCGGCGCCGCCGTCTTCCTGGCAAGCCCCGCCGCGAGCGGCTTCATCACCGGCACCGACCTCCGCGTCGACGGCGGGTTCCTGGCGCAGACGATCTAG
- a CDS encoding VTT domain-containing protein, which produces MLDHLPFISDLGYAGLFLWIFVEQAGLPIPAVPVLIAAGSFVTAGRLGFGWCLLLTVVACLAADLLWFFLGRAKGVHILHFICRLSWKPNTCIASTKNLFGKYGAQTLLFAKFVPGLNTLAPPLAGATGITLRQFLAYNTVGAVVWGAVPLLAGMGLRAALPSPEAALALLRAHLPAIVAGLLVLFLIGRYEWRRRYVARLEKELRQGVTVDEFKAMLDRGDDVVALDIRHPINFGLDPVSLPGALRFHYGELESRAHEIPLDRPLIAYCDCPRDQASVLAVERLQKLGAKSARVLNGGLSAWRARGYPTVGA; this is translated from the coding sequence ATGCTCGATCACCTCCCCTTCATCTCCGATCTCGGCTACGCGGGGCTCTTCCTCTGGATCTTCGTCGAGCAGGCCGGGCTCCCGATCCCGGCGGTCCCGGTCCTCATCGCGGCGGGCTCGTTCGTCACCGCAGGCCGCCTCGGCTTCGGCTGGTGCCTGCTGCTGACCGTCGTCGCCTGCCTCGCCGCCGATCTCCTCTGGTTCTTCCTCGGGCGGGCGAAGGGGGTCCACATCCTCCACTTCATCTGCCGCCTTTCGTGGAAGCCGAACACCTGCATCGCCAGCACGAAGAACCTCTTCGGCAAGTACGGCGCGCAGACCCTCCTCTTCGCGAAATTCGTCCCCGGCCTCAATACGCTCGCCCCGCCGCTCGCCGGGGCGACGGGGATCACGTTGCGGCAGTTCCTCGCCTACAACACCGTCGGGGCCGTGGTCTGGGGCGCGGTACCGCTGCTGGCCGGGATGGGATTGCGGGCCGCGCTGCCGAGCCCCGAGGCCGCCCTCGCCCTGCTGCGCGCCCATCTCCCGGCGATCGTCGCCGGCCTCCTCGTCCTCTTCCTGATCGGCCGCTATGAATGGCGCCGCCGCTACGTGGCCCGGCTGGAGAAGGAGCTGCGGCAGGGCGTCACCGTCGACGAGTTCAAGGCGATGCTCGACCGCGGCGACGACGTCGTCGCCCTCGACATCCGCCATCCGATCAACTTCGGCCTCGACCCGGTGAGCCTCCCCGGCGCGCTCCGCTTCCATTACGGCGAGCTGGAGTCGCGCGCGCACGAGATCCCCCTCGACCGCCCGCTGATCGCCTACTGCGACTGCCCCCGGGACCAGGCCTCGGTCCTCGCCGTCGAGCGGCTGCAGAAGCTCGGCGCCAAGTCGGCCCGCGTCCTCAACGGCGGCCTCAGCGCGTGGAGAGCGCGCGGGTATCCGACCGTCGGCGCGTAA
- a CDS encoding polysaccharide deacetylase family protein: protein MALPSIRLDLFPGGVSRAVTLSYDDGVVEDRRLVEILNAHGLKGTFHLNSGVLGREKKLAREEIATLFAGHEISAHSVTHPHLDALSREELAREILDDRAALEALAGYPVRGMSYPFGTHSPEVVSRLPHLGIEYARTVESHGRFHVPENLLLWHPTCHHKHDLAAKAEEFFTPMQSWQARLRLLYVWGHSYEFPNDNNWDVIERFAERVAKEGNAWCATNIEIADYLRAQRALRCGVDGRQVQNLASRPVWITWNGEAREIAAGAVATL, encoded by the coding sequence ATGGCCCTCCCTTCCATCCGGCTGGATCTCTTTCCCGGCGGCGTCAGCCGCGCCGTCACGCTGAGCTACGACGACGGCGTCGTCGAGGATCGCCGCCTCGTCGAGATCCTCAACGCCCACGGCCTGAAGGGGACGTTCCATCTTAATTCGGGGGTTCTGGGCCGGGAGAAGAAACTGGCGCGGGAAGAGATCGCCACCCTCTTCGCGGGGCATGAGATCTCGGCCCATTCGGTGACCCATCCCCATCTCGACGCCCTTTCCCGCGAAGAGCTGGCGCGGGAGATCCTCGACGACCGGGCCGCCCTCGAGGCGCTGGCGGGCTATCCCGTCCGGGGGATGTCCTATCCCTTCGGGACCCACAGCCCGGAGGTCGTCTCCCGCCTTCCCCACCTCGGGATCGAGTACGCGCGGACCGTCGAGTCCCATGGCCGCTTCCACGTCCCGGAGAACCTCCTCCTCTGGCATCCCACCTGCCATCACAAGCACGACCTCGCCGCGAAGGCCGAGGAATTCTTCACCCCGATGCAGTCGTGGCAGGCGCGGCTCCGCCTCCTCTACGTCTGGGGCCACAGCTACGAGTTCCCGAACGACAACAACTGGGACGTGATCGAACGCTTCGCCGAGCGGGTCGCGAAGGAGGGGAACGCGTGGTGCGCCACGAACATCGAGATCGCCGACTACCTCCGCGCCCAGCGCGCCCTCCGCTGCGGCGTCGACGGACGGCAGGTTCAGAACCTCGCGTCGCGTCCCGTCTGGATCACGTGGAACGGCGAGGCCCGGGAAATCGCGGCGGGCGCGGTCGCCACGCTTTAA
- a CDS encoding Sip1-related alpha-galactosidase encodes MSASLVDFPEIDLSTIAPSAEGLVESPVRIVPGLHAEPPVRLRLRLPAMAKACYFAPFQRHAIAPDLDLWPEGYNQCHPLPVPELKNLKRGGMFLLVELAGGGYLAVLPLVSDLLMAWLRGDAEGLLLEGDHFGLAGLEETLPLLAWARDADPYRACRRVWEQAAEHPRIAGSLGLRAGKTLPEPFHYLGWCTFEQYKLDISEPLLVSAFADLKKSGVPIRWVLIDDGHLDSSLPGALHDTQEGNNGMPDDRLVSFGTDASRFPNGWTAVQEARRAAGIDWLGLWINFSGYWGGLHGPEKFPPDIAATLVEFDKGRWLPDGSAEAADRFYRAWLDSIADAGFDFIKADGEAKNVVFYSGRVANAVSATRRSHAAFEAGMGRRFLGGINCMAHNNICAFNTRSTQLTRCSEDYKKGDLWRAKHHLSNSYFNSLWLGQTVWCDHDMFHSSDALAGPLMARSKALSGGPIYLSDAPDEIDAAQVAPLCYADGRLLMPAHPAVPAPDSLFVDTYEDRALFKTIAPLTPSAVALIAYNLTAPEQPVSGTLSGRDWEAGQSYRLVSEGKAEDEAAAPASGRTILFRWADRTLRVLRPGEGFPLALDHFGDELFWLVAVPGEATRAVVLGRADKYMGPLALAPGTVAEAGNTLRFTLAETGPVYLWIDGGMPSLPGVNAAACGNGLWRLDLPVGPGREIEVGLAF; translated from the coding sequence ATGTCTGCCTCTCTCGTCGACTTCCCTGAAATCGACCTCAGCACCATCGCTCCCTCTGCCGAAGGACTCGTCGAGTCTCCCGTTCGCATCGTTCCCGGTTTGCATGCGGAGCCACCCGTCCGCCTCCGCCTCCGTCTCCCCGCGATGGCGAAGGCCTGCTATTTCGCCCCCTTCCAGCGCCACGCCATCGCGCCCGATCTCGACCTTTGGCCCGAGGGGTACAACCAGTGCCATCCGCTCCCGGTCCCCGAGTTGAAGAACCTGAAGCGGGGCGGGATGTTCCTCCTCGTCGAGCTGGCCGGGGGAGGTTACCTCGCGGTGTTGCCCCTCGTCAGCGATCTCCTCATGGCGTGGCTGCGCGGCGACGCGGAGGGGCTCCTGCTGGAGGGCGATCATTTCGGCCTCGCCGGGCTGGAGGAAACCCTGCCCCTCCTGGCCTGGGCACGGGACGCCGATCCCTACCGCGCCTGCCGCCGCGTGTGGGAGCAGGCCGCCGAACATCCCCGCATCGCGGGCAGCCTCGGCCTCCGCGCGGGGAAGACGCTCCCGGAGCCGTTCCACTATCTCGGTTGGTGTACCTTCGAGCAGTACAAGCTCGACATTTCGGAGCCCCTCCTCGTCTCGGCCTTCGCCGATCTTAAGAAATCGGGCGTCCCCATCCGGTGGGTGCTGATTGACGACGGCCACCTCGACAGCTCCCTCCCCGGCGCCCTCCACGACACGCAGGAGGGGAACAACGGGATGCCCGACGACCGCCTGGTCAGCTTCGGCACCGACGCGAGTCGTTTCCCGAACGGCTGGACGGCGGTGCAGGAGGCGCGCCGCGCGGCGGGGATCGACTGGCTCGGCCTCTGGATCAACTTCAGCGGCTATTGGGGCGGCCTCCACGGGCCTGAAAAATTCCCCCCGGACATCGCCGCCACCCTCGTCGAGTTCGACAAGGGGCGCTGGCTTCCCGACGGCTCCGCCGAGGCCGCCGACCGGTTCTACCGCGCGTGGCTCGATTCGATCGCCGACGCCGGGTTCGATTTCATCAAGGCCGACGGCGAGGCGAAGAACGTCGTCTTCTACTCGGGCCGCGTCGCCAACGCCGTGAGCGCCACGCGCCGCAGCCACGCCGCCTTCGAGGCCGGGATGGGCCGGCGCTTCCTGGGGGGCATCAACTGCATGGCCCACAATAACATCTGCGCCTTCAACACCCGTTCGACGCAGCTGACCCGGTGCAGCGAGGATTACAAGAAGGGCGATCTCTGGCGGGCGAAGCACCATCTCTCCAACTCCTATTTCAACTCCCTCTGGCTCGGCCAGACCGTCTGGTGCGACCACGACATGTTCCATTCGAGCGACGCGCTCGCCGGGCCGCTCATGGCCCGGAGCAAGGCACTCTCCGGCGGCCCCATCTACCTCTCCGACGCTCCCGACGAGATCGACGCCGCCCAGGTCGCCCCGCTTTGCTACGCCGACGGGCGGCTCCTCATGCCGGCCCATCCCGCCGTCCCCGCTCCCGACAGTCTCTTCGTCGACACCTACGAGGACCGGGCGCTCTTCAAGACCATCGCCCCGCTCACCCCGTCGGCGGTCGCCCTCATCGCCTACAACCTCACCGCCCCGGAGCAGCCGGTCTCGGGCACCCTCTCCGGGCGGGACTGGGAGGCGGGCCAGTCCTACCGCCTCGTCTCCGAGGGGAAAGCCGAGGATGAGGCGGCGGCTCCCGCCTCCGGGCGGACGATCCTCTTCCGGTGGGCGGATCGGACGCTCCGGGTCCTCCGGCCGGGCGAGGGGTTCCCGCTCGCGCTCGATCATTTCGGCGACGAGCTCTTTTGGCTGGTCGCCGTCCCCGGCGAGGCGACCCGCGCTGTCGTCCTGGGGCGGGCCGACAAATACATGGGGCCCCTCGCGCTGGCGCCCGGGACGGTGGCGGAGGCGGGGAACACGCTCCGCTTCACCCTCGCCGAGACGGGCCCCGTCTATCTCTGGATCGACGGCGGGATGCCCTCGCTGCCCGGGGTCAATGCCGCGGCCTGCGGGAACGGCCTGTGGCGTCTCGACCTCCCCGTCGGGCCGGGCCGGGAGATCGAGGTCGGCCTCGCCTTTTGA
- a CDS encoding autotransporter-associated beta strand repeat-containing protein, translated as MKTISLPSLFSLMLACVLSGTSARAATYTWTPTAAGTAYTWTTAANWGGTAYPNAIGDVANLTLNLAGSQTITLDAPITLGSLTFNNTTNGSNYLFTLAGSATNTLTLQAASGSALLVSNASRTANTNVVSAPVVLGSSTTIETDANLTLSGSITTTGGSGITKTGAGTLTLSGTTYAGAIDVSAGTLVLAISGSTQPTTSASSIVVESGAMASTGASQNVTIGALTLNGGTFSQAYTYIYGTITMTGGTLQGTTGAASWFGNSVVTLASATTSTMAANMSGASAKTFTVADGAAAVDLLFSGAFSGSSAGVIKAGAGWMTLSGLNSYTGATAIQAGTLSVSTLNSVSGGVAKSSLGAPVTVANGTIAIGATMTTGTLVDTGTGETTDRVINLAGTTGGATLDQSGTGALKFTSDFTATGAGSKTLTLQGSTSGTGEVAGAIVNNSTTNKTSILKAGTGTWTLSGTNTYTGATTVNAGTLLVNGSLASGSVVSVKSTTTGNAILGGIGTINGATTVGAGTAGTSIVNAGNAGAVGTLNFAGGLTFTTSSQLQFELNSDAGTIDLVTVTGTLVLGSGIASLSGTDLGSTTLALGTVLTLAQSSGTTTGYFLGETDGTKIVIGNNAFTINYLTNSITLTAVAVPEPSTWALLGLGCCLAGTAKKVRERRKDSQAII; from the coding sequence ATGAAAACCATCTCCCTCCCATCGCTTTTCTCCCTCATGCTGGCCTGCGTCCTGTCGGGAACCTCCGCCCGGGCGGCGACCTACACGTGGACCCCGACGGCCGCCGGGACCGCCTACACCTGGACCACGGCGGCGAACTGGGGCGGGACGGCCTATCCCAATGCGATCGGCGACGTCGCGAACCTGACCCTGAACCTCGCCGGTTCCCAGACGATCACCCTCGACGCGCCGATCACCCTCGGCTCCCTCACCTTCAACAACACGACGAACGGGAGCAATTACCTCTTCACCCTCGCGGGCAGCGCGACGAACACGCTGACCCTCCAGGCGGCGAGCGGCAGCGCCCTCCTCGTCAGCAACGCCTCGCGGACGGCGAACACGAACGTCGTCTCCGCCCCCGTCGTCCTGGGGAGCAGCACGACGATCGAGACCGACGCGAACCTCACCCTCAGCGGCTCGATCACCACCACGGGCGGGAGCGGGATCACGAAGACCGGGGCCGGGACGCTGACCCTCAGCGGCACCACCTACGCCGGGGCGATCGACGTCAGCGCAGGGACCCTCGTCCTCGCCATTTCCGGCAGCACGCAGCCGACGACCTCGGCCTCGTCTATCGTCGTGGAGAGCGGGGCGATGGCTTCCACCGGGGCTTCCCAGAATGTGACGATCGGCGCGCTGACCCTCAATGGGGGGACCTTCAGCCAGGCTTACACCTATATCTACGGGACAATCACGATGACCGGCGGGACACTGCAGGGGACGACCGGGGCGGCGAGCTGGTTCGGCAACAGCGTCGTGACGCTGGCCAGCGCCACGACGTCGACGATGGCGGCGAACATGTCGGGGGCGTCGGCGAAGACGTTCACCGTCGCCGACGGTGCGGCGGCGGTCGATCTGCTCTTCTCGGGTGCCTTCAGCGGCAGCAGCGCGGGGGTGATCAAGGCGGGGGCGGGTTGGATGACCCTATCGGGGTTGAATTCCTACACCGGGGCGACCGCGATCCAGGCGGGAACGCTCAGCGTGAGCACGCTGAACAGCGTCTCCGGCGGCGTCGCGAAGAGCAGTCTGGGCGCTCCGGTCACGGTCGCCAACGGCACCATCGCCATCGGCGCGACGATGACCACCGGGACCCTCGTCGATACCGGCACGGGGGAAACCACCGACCGTGTCATCAACCTCGCGGGGACGACCGGCGGCGCGACGCTCGACCAGTCGGGGACGGGGGCGTTGAAGTTCACCAGCGACTTTACCGCGACCGGCGCGGGCTCGAAGACCCTCACCCTCCAGGGCTCGACCTCCGGGACGGGCGAGGTCGCCGGGGCCATCGTCAACAACAGCACGACGAACAAGACCTCGATCCTCAAGGCGGGGACCGGCACCTGGACCCTTTCCGGGACCAACACCTACACCGGTGCCACGACGGTCAACGCCGGGACACTGTTGGTGAACGGCAGCCTCGCCTCGGGTTCGGTCGTGAGCGTGAAGTCGACCACCACCGGCAACGCGATCCTCGGCGGCATTGGGACGATCAACGGCGCGACGACGGTCGGCGCGGGAACAGCGGGGACTTCCATCGTCAACGCGGGCAACGCCGGGGCGGTCGGGACGCTGAACTTCGCGGGAGGATTGACCTTCACCACCTCGTCCCAGCTCCAGTTCGAGCTGAACAGCGATGCTGGGACGATCGATCTCGTCACCGTCACCGGCACCCTCGTCCTCGGCTCGGGCATCGCCTCGCTCTCCGGGACCGACCTCGGCAGCACCACGCTCGCCCTCGGGACGGTGCTGACGTTGGCCCAGAGCAGCGGGACGACCACCGGCTACTTCCTCGGCGAGACCGACGGGACGAAGATCGTCATCGGCAACAATGCCTTCACGATCAACTACCTGACCAACTCGATCACCCTCACCGCCGTCGCCGTGCCGGAACCCTCGACGTGGGCGCTTCTCGGCTTGGGATGTTGCCTCGCCGGGACTGCCAAGAAGGTGCGGGAGCGTCGGAAGGATTCTCAGGCGATTATTTAA